In Actinomycetota bacterium, the following proteins share a genomic window:
- a CDS encoding site-2 protease family protein translates to MGVISLVIAILGLNLLVFVHELGHFLAAKLAGIKVYEFMFGLPGPKIFSFNVG, encoded by the coding sequence ATGGGTGTAATCAGTTTGGTCATCGCCATTTTGGGTTTAAATCTCCTCGTCTTTGTCCACGAGTTAGGACATTTTTTAGCAGCTAAACTCGCTGGGATAAAGGTATATGAATTCATGTTCGGTCTTCCCGGTCCCAAGATATTTTCCTTTAATGTGGGAGA
- a CDS encoding phosphatidate cytidylyltransferase, which produces MKQRVLSAIIYGMILLGFLFLGRVPFFILVLAMVLLGLREFYSLPFGNSQPDTGVGMLGGACFPIAALIKGQAGIGIALVLLIILVLIRGLLKAKKLTIYDMALTIFGSLYVGFLLAHLILIHGLGTGLERFSLLEPSINRGSLSVLLVFVATWVYDTIAFGGGRLMGKRKLTPKISPQKTWEGTILGLLASSAALGLMAFIPLSLAKRILMGLIIGIAAVLGDLFESSLKRVAGVKDTGSIIPGHGGILDRLDSLLFTAPVAYYLLKLL; this is translated from the coding sequence TTGAAGCAGAGAGTTTTGAGTGCGATTATTTATGGGATGATTCTTCTCGGCTTTTTATTTCTGGGTAGAGTCCCTTTCTTCATTTTGGTATTGGCCATGGTACTATTGGGTTTGCGTGAATTCTACTCTTTACCATTTGGAAACTCACAGCCAGATACTGGCGTGGGCATGCTCGGTGGAGCCTGCTTTCCCATCGCCGCGTTAATAAAGGGCCAGGCTGGTATAGGAATAGCTCTGGTTCTCTTAATAATTTTAGTATTGATAAGAGGATTACTAAAAGCAAAAAAACTCACCATTTACGATATGGCCCTCACAATCTTCGGGAGTTTATATGTCGGATTTTTACTCGCTCATTTGATTCTCATTCATGGTCTTGGCACAGGACTTGAAAGATTTAGTCTTTTAGAACCCTCCATAAACCGGGGGTCCCTCTCCGTGTTGCTCGTTTTCGTGGCCACTTGGGTTTATGATACGATTGCCTTTGGAGGAGGAAGATTAATGGGGAAGAGGAAACTGACTCCAAAGATAAGTCCTCAAAAAACCTGGGAGGGGACCATCCTGGGGTTGCTTGCAAGCTCCGCTGCTTTAGGTCTCATGGCATTCATCCCCCTATCTTTAGCAAAGCGGATTTTGATGGGGCTGATCATTGGAATTGCCGCGGTCCTTGGCGACTTATTCGAATCGAGTCTCAAAAGGGTGGCAGGAGTCAAGGATACAGGCTCGATCATTCCAGGACATGGAGGAATTTTGGACAGATTGGATAGCCTACTATTCACCGCACCAGTGGCTTACTATTTGTTGAAATTACTGTAG
- a CDS encoding 1-deoxy-D-xylulose-5-phosphate reductoisomerase: MVKRIVILGSTGSIGRQTIDVIKRNRNAFKVVGLSAHKNIGLLEEQIRELNPIAVAISNERAAENLRARIERKIEILVGTCGIQELAVMPEGDLVVNALVGSIGLDPTISALKAGKTLALANKESMVVGGEIVTKLAARSGAQIIPIDSEHNAIFQCLQGENLKDVVRIILTGSGGPFRGCKLENLKDVTVEEALAHPRWKMGPKISIDSATLMNKGLETIEAHFLFGIDYDAIEVVIHPQSIIHSMVEFKDGSIKAHLGQTDMRIPIQYALSHPERLSSPLPSLDFSEIKELTFEKPDIINFPCLKYALEAGKEGKTFPAVLNAVNEEAVNAFLNRKISFPAIPHVIREVLDSHIPLEVRSIGVLKEAENWARQRAKSIIHELA, encoded by the coding sequence ATGGTGAAAAGGATAGTTATACTGGGATCGACGGGATCGATAGGGCGCCAGACCATTGATGTGATCAAAAGAAATAGAAATGCCTTTAAGGTGGTTGGATTATCAGCCCATAAAAATATCGGACTTCTAGAGGAGCAAATCAGGGAATTGAACCCAATTGCCGTTGCCATATCAAATGAAAGGGCAGCGGAAAATCTGCGTGCACGCATCGAGCGTAAGATAGAGATTCTAGTTGGAACATGTGGGATTCAGGAGTTGGCAGTCATGCCCGAGGGTGATCTAGTGGTCAACGCATTGGTGGGTTCCATCGGTCTCGATCCCACCATTTCTGCACTGAAAGCTGGGAAAACTCTGGCTCTGGCGAACAAGGAATCAATGGTGGTTGGGGGAGAAATCGTCACCAAATTGGCCGCAAGGAGCGGAGCCCAAATCATCCCCATAGACAGTGAGCATAATGCCATTTTCCAATGCTTACAGGGGGAAAATCTAAAGGATGTAGTGAGAATAATCCTCACGGGCTCGGGGGGACCCTTCAGAGGATGCAAATTGGAGAATCTTAAAGATGTCACCGTCGAAGAAGCGTTGGCTCATCCCAGATGGAAAATGGGACCCAAAATTTCCATAGATTCGGCCACCCTCATGAATAAAGGATTGGAGACCATCGAGGCACATTTCCTATTTGGGATCGATTACGACGCAATTGAGGTAGTAATTCACCCACAAAGCATCATCCACTCCATGGTGGAGTTCAAGGATGGTTCGATAAAAGCCCATCTGGGGCAGACGGATATGCGCATCCCCATCCAATACGCCCTTTCCCATCCGGAGAGGCTTTCCTCACCTCTCCCCAGTTTAGATTTCTCTGAAATAAAGGAGCTCACCTTCGAAAAACCGGATATTATCAATTTCCCATGCTTAAAATATGCTTTAGAAGCTGGTAAGGAAGGTAAAACATTTCCCGCCGTTCTAAATGCAGTCAACGAAGAGGCTGTAAATGCTTTCTTAAATAGAAAAATTTCTTTCCCCGCCATTCCACACGTGATAAGGGAGGTGCTTGATTCTCACATCCCCCTGGAGGTAAGAAGCATAGGTGTGCTTAAAGAGGCAGAAAACTGGGCCCGTCAAAGGGCCAAATCGATTATACATGAGCTCGCTTAA
- the tsf gene encoding translation elongation factor Ts, translated as MSVSTLKIKQLRELTGAGMMDCKKALIEAKGDIETATQILRKKGLADLKKRAERTAKEGLIDAYIHAGKIGVLVEINCETDFVAKNEEFRKFAHDIAMHIAATNPSYISRDQVPSKLIKKEKEIYHAQIKDKPDKVIDRIVQGKLEKFFESTCLLEQPFIKNPDITIEDLLADLVTKIGENIVIRRFIRFALGETISQN; from the coding sequence ATGTCCGTTTCTACTCTTAAGATAAAACAGTTAAGGGAACTAACTGGAGCAGGCATGATGGATTGCAAAAAGGCATTGATAGAGGCGAAAGGAGATATTGAAACGGCTACCCAGATTCTTCGAAAAAAGGGTCTCGCCGATCTCAAAAAAAGAGCGGAAAGAACCGCCAAGGAAGGATTGATAGATGCCTACATACACGCGGGCAAAATTGGAGTTCTGGTCGAGATTAACTGCGAAACCGATTTTGTGGCGAAAAATGAAGAATTTAGAAAATTTGCTCACGACATCGCTATGCACATTGCTGCAACCAATCCAAGTTACATCTCCCGTGATCAAGTTCCCTCAAAATTGATTAAAAAGGAGAAGGAAATATATCACGCTCAAATAAAAGATAAGCCCGATAAAGTCATAGACCGAATTGTGCAGGGAAAGTTGGAAAAATTTTTCGAAAGCACCTGTCTCCTTGAGCAACCCTTCATTAAAAATCCCGATATCACCATCGAAGACCTCCTAGCAGATTTGGTAACAAAGATCGGGGAAAATATCGTGATTAGACGTTTCATCCGTTTTGCATTGGGTGAAACTATCTCTCAAAATTAA
- the whiG gene encoding RNA polymerase sigma factor WhiG, with product MEKSDSKSEIEKLWKEYKAAKSKSAREKLILHYSPLVKYIAGRIAASLPQNVDTADLVSYGIFGLIDAIDKFDPSRDIKFETYAISRIKGAIIDELRSLDWVPRSVRHKAKELERVYAELENKFKRVPTDEEVAEALKMSIEELHELLNQLSYTTPVALEELWTISSDKNDRVSLINTLEDTRVKDPSMIFELSELRDILAKAIDRLPQREKIVIALYYYRGLTLKEIGEILGVTESRVSQLHTKAILRLRARLKDIKSLLSGE from the coding sequence GTGGAGAAGTCCGATAGCAAATCTGAGATAGAAAAGCTTTGGAAAGAATATAAAGCCGCGAAATCAAAGTCCGCTAGAGAAAAACTCATCCTCCATTATTCGCCTCTTGTAAAATATATAGCCGGTAGAATTGCCGCCAGTTTGCCCCAAAATGTGGATACTGCCGATCTCGTAAGTTACGGAATCTTTGGTCTCATCGATGCCATAGATAAATTTGATCCCAGCAGGGATATTAAATTTGAAACCTATGCCATCTCTCGAATCAAGGGAGCTATCATCGACGAACTCAGATCGCTGGATTGGGTTCCTCGCTCGGTCAGACATAAAGCCAAGGAACTAGAGAGGGTCTATGCAGAATTGGAGAACAAATTCAAGCGAGTACCCACCGATGAGGAAGTTGCAGAGGCTCTTAAGATGTCCATCGAAGAATTGCATGAGCTCTTGAACCAACTCAGTTACACGACGCCCGTGGCTTTAGAAGAGTTGTGGACGATCAGTTCGGATAAGAATGATAGAGTGAGCCTGATCAATACCCTGGAAGATACCAGGGTGAAGGATCCTTCAATGATCTTTGAATTATCCGAGCTAAGAGACATTTTAGCCAAAGCCATTGATAGATTACCCCAAAGAGAGAAGATTGTAATCGCCCTATACTATTATCGAGGTTTGACCCTTAAAGAGATCGGGGAAATCTTGGGGGTAACGGAATCTCGAGTTTCGCAACTTCATACGAAGGCAATTCTCCGCCTGAGAGCAAGGCTTAAGGATATAAAATCGCTGCTCTCAGGGGAATAG
- the frr gene encoding ribosome recycling factor, protein MKKAIAATGGEFTGVRTGRASASLLDRVMVDYYGTKTPLNQLATVMVPEPQLIVIQPWDKSSIGNIEKAILKSDLGLTPSSDGNVIRLPFPPLTEERRKELVRVVRKMAEEGRIAIRNVRRDAKEALEDLKKDGEISEDEFERAKEKLQKITDKYVSEIDEMLKHKEEEIMGL, encoded by the coding sequence ATGAAAAAAGCCATAGCCGCCACAGGTGGTGAGTTCACGGGTGTCCGAACTGGGAGAGCTTCAGCCTCACTTCTGGATAGAGTCATGGTGGATTACTATGGAACAAAAACCCCCCTAAATCAGCTGGCGACGGTCATGGTGCCGGAGCCCCAGCTGATAGTCATCCAACCTTGGGACAAAAGTTCCATAGGAAATATCGAAAAAGCCATCCTCAAGTCGGATTTGGGTCTCACCCCTTCAAGCGATGGAAATGTAATTCGCCTACCGTTTCCTCCCTTGACTGAAGAGAGGCGTAAGGAACTGGTCCGCGTGGTAAGAAAAATGGCTGAGGAGGGGCGCATCGCCATCCGAAATGTTAGAAGAGATGCCAAGGAAGCTCTGGAGGATCTAAAGAAAGACGGGGAAATTTCGGAGGATGAGTTCGAAAGGGCCAAAGAGAAGCTCCAAAAGATCACCGATAAATACGTCTCTGAAATCGATGAAATGCTGAAACACAAAGAAGAAGAGATAATGGGACTGTAA
- a CDS encoding isoprenyl transferase: protein MKRIDPQRVPAHVAIIMDGNGRWATKRGLPRLAGHRAGANAIREVVRTAPEIGIKCLTLYTFSKENWQRPKEEIEGLIGLFEEMLRKEVNELHKNNVKLKVIGHLHEFPESTQRCFKEAMELTKNNEGLVLNVALNYGGRTEIMDAVRQIAQVVKSGNMDADSITEETLRDHLYTADIPDPELLIRTSGELRVSNFLLWQIAYTELWVTPILWPDFTRKDFLQAIYEFQRRKRRFGGLETD, encoded by the coding sequence TTGAAACGAATCGATCCCCAAAGGGTTCCTGCCCACGTGGCCATAATCATGGATGGCAATGGCCGATGGGCAACCAAGAGGGGCTTGCCGCGCTTGGCTGGTCATAGAGCTGGTGCAAATGCCATCCGAGAGGTAGTACGCACCGCTCCAGAAATAGGAATAAAGTGTCTAACATTATATACCTTTTCAAAGGAGAACTGGCAGCGTCCCAAGGAAGAAATAGAGGGTCTCATAGGCCTCTTCGAAGAAATGCTACGAAAGGAAGTGAACGAACTTCATAAGAACAATGTAAAGCTTAAGGTCATTGGACATCTCCATGAATTTCCAGAATCCACTCAAAGATGTTTCAAAGAGGCGATGGAGCTAACGAAAAATAACGAAGGTCTTGTCTTGAACGTAGCCCTGAATTATGGAGGAAGGACGGAGATTATGGATGCGGTGCGGCAAATAGCCCAAGTTGTTAAAAGCGGGAATATGGATGCGGACTCCATCACGGAGGAGACCTTAAGGGATCATTTATACACCGCCGACATCCCCGACCCTGAGCTGTTGATAAGAACGAGCGGTGAGCTTCGGGTGAGCAATTTTCTCCTGTGGCAGATAGCTTACACCGAGTTGTGGGTAACCCCCATCCTCTGGCCCGATTTTACAAGAAAAGATTTTTTGCAAGCGATTTATGAATTCCAGAGGCGAAAAAGGCGCTTCGGTGGACTTGAAACCGACTGA
- the rpsB gene encoding 30S ribosomal protein S2, whose protein sequence is MAVVSMKQLLEAGVHFGHQTRRWNPKMKPYIFTERNGIYILDLQQTLELIEIAYDFVRDIVSRGELVLFVGTKKQAQEGVKEEATRCGMPHVNYRWLGGTLTNFETIRKRLERLEELEEMKSRNLLDLLSKKEVLKLEKEYAKLLRNLEGIRGMSKLPGAVYIVDPKKERIPIKEARRLEIPIVAIVDTNCDPDEIDFVIPGNDDAIRAINLITKIIADAVLEGKASQVMVEEKEAEAQQTAESA, encoded by the coding sequence ATGGCAGTTGTTTCGATGAAGCAGTTATTGGAGGCAGGGGTGCATTTTGGTCATCAGACTCGCAGATGGAATCCCAAGATGAAGCCCTATATTTTCACCGAACGAAATGGTATTTACATCTTGGATCTGCAACAAACCCTCGAGCTTATTGAAATCGCCTATGACTTTGTTAGAGACATAGTCAGCCGGGGAGAGCTCGTTCTCTTTGTGGGAACCAAAAAACAGGCTCAGGAAGGGGTAAAAGAGGAAGCCACAAGGTGTGGCATGCCCCACGTTAACTATAGATGGTTGGGCGGAACGCTCACCAATTTTGAGACCATACGAAAGCGGCTGGAAAGATTGGAGGAACTCGAGGAAATGAAGTCCCGGAATCTCTTGGACCTCCTATCCAAAAAGGAAGTTTTAAAACTCGAAAAAGAATACGCCAAGTTATTGCGGAATCTCGAAGGAATTAGAGGAATGAGTAAACTACCCGGAGCGGTGTACATAGTAGATCCGAAGAAGGAGAGAATCCCCATTAAAGAGGCGAGAAGATTGGAGATTCCCATTGTGGCCATCGTGGATACCAATTGCGATCCAGATGAGATTGATTTCGTCATTCCGGGGAATGATGATGCAATCCGAGCCATAAATTTAATCACAAAGATCATAGCCGACGCGGTACTGGAGGGGAAAGCCAGCCAAGTAATGGTGGAGGAGAAAGAAGCCGAAGCACAACAGACGGCTGAAAGTGCATAA
- the pyrH gene encoding UMP kinase has translation MGKKFKYKRILLKLSGEALTNSLQYGIDPKVMASIAKQVRELSDEGVEIAIVVGGGNIFRGIAASAAGVDRATADYIGMLATVMNSLALQDALEKEGVVTRVQTAISMHQVAEPYIRRRAIRHLEKGRVVIFAAGTGNPYFSTDTAAALRAVEIGAEAILKATKVDGVYDSDPKINPKAKKFPELSYIDVLNKGLRVMDATAISLCMDNNLPIIIFNLAQPGNIKKVLEGEKIGTIVQEKSQGGYKGD, from the coding sequence GTGGGGAAAAAGTTTAAATACAAGCGCATTTTGCTTAAACTAAGCGGGGAGGCTCTGACCAATTCACTGCAATATGGAATCGATCCTAAGGTCATGGCCTCCATCGCCAAACAGGTGAGAGAGCTTAGCGACGAAGGCGTGGAAATTGCCATAGTTGTAGGTGGGGGAAATATTTTCCGTGGAATAGCCGCTAGTGCAGCGGGTGTGGATAGGGCAACGGCCGATTACATTGGCATGCTTGCCACCGTCATGAATTCCCTGGCTCTCCAGGATGCCCTAGAGAAAGAGGGAGTTGTTACCCGAGTCCAGACGGCCATAAGCATGCATCAGGTAGCCGAACCCTATATTAGACGCCGAGCCATCCGTCATCTTGAGAAGGGCAGAGTGGTTATTTTCGCAGCGGGTACGGGAAATCCCTACTTCAGCACGGATACCGCCGCTGCTCTTAGAGCAGTGGAAATTGGAGCAGAAGCCATACTCAAAGCCACCAAGGTTGATGGGGTTTATGATTCGGATCCCAAGATTAACCCCAAGGCAAAAAAGTTCCCCGAACTCAGTTACATTGATGTCCTCAATAAGGGTTTAAGGGTCATGGATGCCACAGCCATTTCCCTATGTATGGACAATAATCTCCCCATCATCATCTTTAATTTAGCACAGCCGGGAAATATCAAGAAGGTTTTGGAGGGAGAAAAAATTGGGACCATTGTTCAGGAAAAATCCCAAGGAGGGTATAAGGGTGATTAG